The Brassica napus cultivar Da-Ae chromosome C1, Da-Ae, whole genome shotgun sequence DNA segment CCTTCGCCTTCTCTCTCAATTCCCCTCCAattcaaaaccctaatctccCCCAATTCAACCCCACCTCACCTCCTTTCGAGATTCCACGACCTGGGTCTTGATCCCAACCAATCCAATCTCAGAAGCCCTCAATCTCTCTCCCCAAAGTCGCGACCTTTGAAAATCACCCCTCCGTTTTGAATGGACGCAACCACGGAGTCAACCTCCCACACGGAAACCCTCAACGGCACCCACGAGTTCAAGATCAGCGGATACTCCCTAATCAAAGGCATGGGCGTGGGCAAATACGTCGCCTCCGAGACCTTCACCCTCGGCGGATACTCCTGGGCCATCTACTTCTACCCGGATGGTAAAAGCCCCGAGGATAACTCTGTGTACGTGTCTCTCTTCATTGCATTAGCGAGCGAAGGAGCTGACGTCAGGGCTTTGTTTGAGCTCACGCTCGTTGATCAGAGCGGTAACGAAAGGCATAAGGTTCATAGCCATTTCGGGAGGACGCTCGAGAGTGGGCCTTATACTCTTAAGTACAGAGGAAGTATGTGGTGAGTTAAAAGCACCATCCTTTTGTCTTTTATAACATTGTTTTAGATTTGTGatgtgtttatgttttgtttagGGGATACAAGCGGTTTTTCAAGAGGAGTCTTTTGGAGTCGTCTGACTATTTGAAGGATAATTGTTTGTTGGTTCGGTGTTGTGTGGGGCTGGTGAAGTCAAGGACAGAGGGACCGAGGAGTTATAATATCCCTGTGCCGGTTTCTGAGTTTGGTCGTCAGTTTGGGAAGGTTTTGGAGAGTGGGAGAGGAGCTGATGTGACTTTCCGTGTTGATGGAGAGACGTTTCCTGCTCATAAGCTGGTTCTTGCAGCTCGTTCTCCTGTTTTTAGAGCGCAGATCTTTGGCCCGTTGAAGAGCCGTGATACTGAATGTATTGACATAGAAGACATGGAAGCTCCCATTTTTAAGGTCCCCCCTTTTAACTCTCTACTGGTTTATGTTTGACTGAACCGATTCACATTTTAGGTGTTATAAGGTCATTTTATAGGAAGAGATAGCTTTCTTGGTTCATTGCCTTTTCTCTTGTGAGTGATTGTGGCGTGATAGATGATTTTCTGTTTATGAGTGACAGCTTTTGGGGGCTGTAACGATTTTGTGAAagttttaataaacaaaattaaaacaaatttggtctatgtaatttttttttcaaaactttttgGGTTCTATATGCCAATGTTTCACTTGGCCATGCCCAGGTCCGTCCTTGATCCGGTACCTTCTCCTAGGGTCTACTCTTGTTCTCAATGATTTAATCTTATTGCTTCTCTTCTGTTTGCATTGCATGAATCTATGTTTGTTATTTGTTGCTGCAATGCCAACATTTCTCGTCTGCATTAAATACATGGTTATAACTTATGTCAAAAAAGCTTCTTTTGTTTGCTATTACATCCCTTACACATGTTTGACTTCAGAAGCTTCATAGTAAGGCCAAATATGAAtctttctatgttttgattggTCTTTAGTCTATGTGCGAGCTTCAGATCATGAATCCTGTAATTTAAAGGTTGAAGTGTATACTGATACAAACccttttccataattttatcCAAATCTAAAGGAAAAATGGGAACTGCACTGATTCTAttaataattcatttatttcaaatattattgACTAAACAtgtgtaattaataaaaatataaatgtacttCAATCATTTTTAACCTGTatagaaaatgttaaaatcataatttcaaatattattcAGTGCTGAGACAAAACCCCTCTGTGTTTTGTTGTGTAGATGTTCCTACATTTTATCTACTGGGACGAATTGCCTGATATGCAAGACGTTATGGGGACAGACTTGAAATGGGCAGCGACTCTTGTGGCTCAGCATCTGCTTGCGGCTGCAGATCGTTATGCTCTTGAACGACTTAGAACAATCTGCGAGTCACAACTCTGTGAAGGGATTAGCATCAACACGGTTGCAACCACCTTGGCTCTAGCAGAGCAGCATCATTGTTTCCAGCTGAAAGCTGCTTGCCTCAAATTCATAGCTTCGCCAGAGAATCTAAAAGGTAAGATGAGAGTTCCTTTGTGCTTGCATCACTTTGATCATTTCATCACTTTGAAATCTGAAACCGCTCTTTGTCTGTAATTTCTTTTAGCTGTGATGGAAACCGATGGGTTTGATTATCTGAAAGAAAGCTGCCCGTGCTTACTAAGTGAGCTTCTGGAGTATGTGGCTAGGCTTAGTGAGCATTCTTTAGCATCATCAGGGCACGGGAAGGAGTTATATGTTGAGGGCTGTGACGTGAATGGGAGACGAGTGAAGCAACGGTTACACTAAGTAGTAACTAACTCTTGAGGGTGAGAGTACTGATGTTGGAGACATTTGTAAAACAGAATTGTAGAAGAGTCTTGATTTGTGTATTTGTCGTCATTTGTAAAAGGATTAGTGATTGTGATCTGTGTTGTCCAGTAAGTAGAGTGaaaatgttgtatttttttgtatGGTCCCCAAAGATTCTATGAACAAAACTACTTATCTCAAGAAAAAAGGTTTCATAGAGTACTTGGCTTGCTTCTATTAAACGAGAAAGGATTCACATGAACCATTATTTGCAATTAGATAGCCTAATCTTTTAGTTTTGCCATGGTATGTAAGGTCGTTCAATAAAAGTATTTCAAATTGTAGTATTGAGACATTTCTAATGTAAAAGAAGTAAACGAAAACCACGTAAACGGAGCTGTATGGATTTTCTTTAGTTTTCGAGATGAACTCTGCAAACATTGAATGTGATGATAACatctataataataatgatAGATTCAAGAGTTCCCATCGATCTCTGATCAGCGCTTGTCTATGCCTCCCTTTAGAGCCAAGTTTGCTTGTGATCTGTATAAAGACAAATGGCATGATGAAATGAATCAGGATACAGTGTGAAGAAATCGAAATTGAGTCGAGTCAGAATGTTCTTATCTATAGTAGCGTGTAAATAatacaaattacaaaatcaAATGATTAGCCAACCAATGGCCTTGGTCATGTGTCGTTAATATTACAGGTTACCCACAGATAAATAACAACTAAAGGTTGTTGTTGGCAGTTGACTACGCAGCACCATGTATCGCTCAAGCAAAGTAATGTACATATGTTGTAGTCACATCATATCAAAGTGGAATCTCAACGCTTTGTTAAATCAAGAATCAATGGTAAAGCAAACATTTTGCACCAAGAAActttgcaaaataaaaataaaataacagttGCAGCAAAGATGGAGTTTTTTCCTATCAGTAAGGGACATAAGCTGCTATTCCTTGCCTCTTATGTTTGATCATATCATAACATAATAAGCCTAAACCATGGAACCACCATTTCAAAACAACATGGACAAGAGAGGAATCATACTCCATGTCCAAAGTTGTTAATTTTCTTCATAGCTAACTTAGCCAGGACAGTCTTTCCATATACTCGAAAACTCCAGTAAACCCGCTATAAAAGATGGTGAAATGTGCCAAGATAATCGTTTACAAAACGGACCAGATCAGTATTACAAACACCAACCATCATCATTCTTCCTTTCATTTCTCACTTGGAATATACACTCAGCAAACATGAAGAGAGAGCATAAAGGCTTACTCTTTTACTATGAGACTTCACAATTCAATCCATCATTATCCATAGCTTATTGAGAaggaacacacacacacacacacacacactattTTCAGACAAAACTCAAAGAGACAAAAGAGAACTgaattcagacaaaaaaaaaactcaacaaGATGAAAGATTGTGTTTTTGGTAATAATCCAAGAAACTTACATAACAAACAAAGAGAATCGTCTTACTTATCAAATCACCAGCAATGTGTTACGTTCAGACAAGACATAAAAGAGAATCAAATTCAGACAAAAACTTGAACAAGatgaaagattttgtttttgataaagCTACTTACTTTTTATGACGCCGACCACGCTTAGGTCCCCAACCTTGAAGCTTGGCAACAGGACAACCACACCGAGATCGGAAAAGCAAGACAGCCCGACCATTAACGGGAGCCATCCTCCTAAGCTCAGCTCTCAAACACTCGTAATCAGGATTCCCCTCGCTCCCTCCTTTCCACGGCAACCGATCGATCTCCTTGCTCCCTCCCGACCCCGATCTAACGCAATCCTCCGTCTGTATCTGCAGATCAAACTCCATGGCCTTCTTCAGCCCTTTGCACCTCGGGTTTCGACATTTTCTCGATCTCGGCCCGCAGCATAAGTCGAGGAAGGCGATGGAGGCGGCGAAGAAGAGGGCGAAGGCGAGGAGGTAGGAGGCGGGAGGGATGGAGGAGAGATCGGAGGAGGGGAGGTGGGAGGAGAGGAGGGAGAGGGAGTGGAAGAGGTAGGAGAAGTAGGAGGAGAGGAGGAAGGCGGCGGAGAAGAGGACGAGGAGGAGGATTAGGAGGTCGAGGGTTGCGGAGGGAGAGTGTTTGCAAGGGTGGAGagatgaggaggaggaagggGGCATGCTGGTGAGATTTTCGTCGGAGAGATGGAGGAGATGGAGCATGtttaggaggaggaggagctggACGGTGGCTCTTTTACATATAAGCCCTTCATGTATATAGACATTTGCTAATAATCCCCAAATATACCAATCTTTAACCGGTGAATTGTTTTTACCGTGCTCAGTAAATGCTAAtctgattaaatattttttgtcttaatgaatatatttaaccaAATCATGTAATCAACAAAATACATAACCCATTAAGTCAGAAAATTGTCCTTGATCAAAAGATAATCAATCCAAAACACACAGCAATGGCACACATAACATATGGCAAAATGCATGCGCAGCATACCACCAGCTTTCATCCTTCTAATCGTTCCAGTTATGTGTAGCACCTAACAACAGGTCCACTTGTACCAACAAAAATGCTCCAGCACCAAATTTTTATTAAGTTCCTGAAAGTATGTACAAGCATTAAGATTaaccacatatatatatatatatatatatatataatcaagtgtaatttttataaaagaGATGACGAATGAACAACTTTACTTCTCAATCTTTTAGCAGATatgaacaaaaagaagaagaatgctATAAACATATTAGTGGAAAATGCAGCTATACCAGAGCATAACATATAATCACACATTCCTTAGCTTAAAAACTAGAATCTGATGATACTAGTCTCAGATTTCCTCTCCCTTGTTTTTTAGTGTGGATTCTTGTAgtatattttgatgttttaaaagCAATATGTTGATTTCAATTGTTAATTTTgagtattatgaattttcaattgaaaactAATTTGTTAATtctaacttttaaatatattagcTCAGTAGTTCTTCAACTACTACGAATGTGAGATTTTCGTTATCGATCAATCATTCTCTTGTAACTGTAGAATTTTGTGGTTTCTAAGATTCAAGAGAATCTAGACTGATTATGTACATTTATACTTTGACTAGGGTTTAACAAGGAAATGCACGTTATGATCAGTGGCCGAGGTAGGAATTGAAAGCAATGGggtcaaaattttatatatatgaaactggCTAGATATTAAGGGGATCAAACTACTGAAACTCAACCAAATACtataagatatattaaaaatttatgccTAAATTTGAATAATTCTTAAAATTGATATAGGTCAAATGACCCACATGCTTCTTAGCTAGTTCCGCCACTGGTTATGATCCTATAACGGTTTCTAACAGAATAAGATATATACTAGacatttcaattaaaaataattaatttaaaaatcctCCATTTGTGCAGTAATGATACCTATATGTTACACGTTGAAGCAATGGTAggagaagaacaaaaaaaaaactagaagcATAGGAGAATAATAAAATGATGTTAATATCATCTCACTACTGAACTCAATGCACATGCACAACGTCTTTTTGCATTAAGAGTGTGTGTtacaaaaattacaaataaaaatttcactCTCTTTGATCGCTAAAAAAAACTTCTTGTACCTTCTCCTCtctagtattatatatatatgtgccaTCTTGTTGTATGTTTTTGCCTCTACTCTTCTAACGAATGTCTTGATGAACGGTAAAGATCATACGGAGCCCATAGATGATCCACACTACAAGGCTTCCTCGAATCTAGTCTCAACCACGGCTTCCCTTTCCCACTCCAATGAAGAAGACTTATAGGACCAGGATGCAACGTTCTACACTTCCCTTCAAAGTTGTCCCCTCCGAGCCCATGCTGATTCCACCTGTGGTCAACAGCTTTTATATCACCGGCGAATATAAGCAGAAACGGAGGCAATGATCCTAAATGATATATCCTCCTCTGCTTCTGAACCGTCATCCACTCTTCTACCTTTTGTGTATACATTCCTCTCCTCCATTTACCAACGTCCACGACCATAACCCCCGTGTTGAAATAGCACGGTCGTTTCCCTTCAAGTACTTTGACTAGTTCCGGGTCCGACCAGAAAGCTTTGGTGAAATAGTACGTGAAGTTTGCATGGCAATACTCTGGAGCCGCCACGACTTTACCTTCCATCTCCACGTGCCATAGCTTCTCTATGTCGTCGACCACGACTAGGTCCGAGTCTAGGTATATAATCCGGTCAACGCTGGTGGGAATGATATCCGCGAGGTAGATTCTCGCGTAGTTTAGAGGCTGGTCTAGGGCTTCTCTGATGGATTTTGAGATTTTGCTGCGGACTAGGTTTGGATCAAACTGATAAATCTTGAAGTTGAGGTAAGGGAAAGTGGATTTGATGCTGGTGAAGAGGTCGTTTTCGAAATGAGCAAGGGAGAGGAAATGAAAAGAGAGGTTTTCAGGACAAGATGAATGTTGTAGGAGAGACAAGACAGCCGCCATTGTTCCACGGAGGTAGTTTGTGTCGAGAGTCATGGCGATGTGAATGTGGTCAGCCTCAAGATTACCGCATTGATCACCGTTCCTGAAAGCCGGGGCTTCTCTGAATACAGGAAGGGTTGGAGCAGAAGGCTTGTGGAGAATGACTCCAACACGAACTGCCTTTGTGGAGGTTGTGAACAAGAGGAGGTTAAAGGACAGGAGGCCTAGGAGTTGTGTGTAGGAGCGGCTCCTTGAGGCCATCCTGAACCTAATTCTCAGGTAAAgtcttttattgtatttttgttttttaataaaaaggttaattacaaattaaaaagatgaaTAGTTAATAGAGGAGCCATTGGTAGGGAAGGGCTAGAATAAAGGATTTGAGGAGAGGCTTGTTTTATTAGCAGTCGAGATGTGAGGAAGAGATTGAAGTTCGGACTGTTTCTCACACAATCTTTGTCTTAAAAAATCCATTTCCTCTGAAATAGGGGagggtttttagattttgtttctaCTTTCCGTAGATTCTTAGAAACTGGtgtatgattttgtttttggtaattAAAGATTATTGCTTATTTTAGGACGATGAAATTGTGTTGATAAGTTTGATTTGCTGTCGTTTCCTTTAGTTGACTGTGCTGGTGGAATGGTTTTTAGAAAGTTCTAAAATTAGAATAAGAATTCTCTTCTAAAATGTATTGTATATGGTTTTCATTTAGTTTggtaaaataacaatttttttttaacttaaataCATCTCAAAATAGAGCTCTCTTTTATTTAGTAACAGTTAAAACCATGTTAATATGCCAAATGTAACATCACACCATCTCAAGTTGTTAAGAAAGAGTCTGATACTCACTCCCCTTTTTGAGAAGAACATGTGTGTTACTCCCAATCTTCACCTAGATATATAGTCGCTGCATGCCCCGCACATTTAACAAAGAGTTTTATGCTAGTATCACTAATTTGGTTTAAACATCGTCCAATTCATTATTCTCTATCTGTTCTGGTCTTAAACCTATTTTTGAAGAGTTTTatgctcatttttttttttttgagaaatatatgatttttatccATATTGATAGACCATACATCATCCGAATTTAAATATAAACACATGACCTAAGTCGATATAAGAAAATAGCAACCATGTTTAATTAGAAGAAATAGATAATGATGAGTCCTATAGCTTCAATGTTGAAAGTGTATTAAGTAGTAAGAGCATCTCCGATGAGACATAAAAATTTCCTCTATATTGCATACTAAAATAAAGtaactatattatatagttGAATTTCTcaaatggttcactctataatagagttattctatttttttttttgaacagattttctttttgaacagataatagagttactctataatagagtgaaatatagagtaatgtcactttttcactctatatttggagtaaaaaaacaacattactttatattagattctattatactctattatagaatgaaTCATTGAagcaaattcaactctataatagagttattttattttagagtaaaatacatataaaataattttttgtgtaTCATTCATCGGGGATGACCTCTAATTTTTGTAACTTAAAATATGTTtaggtgttcaaaaaaaaaatgtttttattgtttattactCGTAAAGTTACAGTTGAAAGAGAGGTAAAAACTATAGGCGAGGGCCCAATAAATTCATTAGGCCCATTAATCTTTTCTCACTGAAACAATAGTGTCTGAAAGAAACGAGAaaagttagatttttttctcGTGAAAGAAAAATATTCAATCAGTTTCTCAAAAAATCTATGTTTGATTTGGTAACTCGTGCAGAGGCCAAACCTACCCGTGCACTCCATCCGTCAGATCAACCAAAAGtcatctctctttcttttctctctctctctcttcgtttttatattcttttctttaAGAACAAATTCCTCTGCTTCGCTTTTTTAGGGTTCCTCGAATTTTTTGACGCTTTCTCTTTCAAAGGGTTGACGTAATAATCAATCCTTTAGGGGAAACGTTGAGGAAGACACGAATCAAACATaaaagaggaagaaaaagaCCGAACACGAACAATAAAGTTGTTCCCTTTTTCTTccttcttcctctgctcagGATTGGGCAAAACAAAGATTCTGTCTTTGTGTCGGAATCACATTATTCCCTTCTACACAACATGAAATCTCCCAAACCCTTCACTTCCCAAGACGCCATTGTTGAATCCAACCAATACCCTTCCCTCTGCTTCTCAGGAGATCGCTTGTTCTAGCAGAAACAGAGCATCCTCTGTTCCGAAACAGAGCATCCTCTGTTTTGaataatcttttcttttgtgtgtaaatcatctcctctgttttttttcctaTGGGTTGTGTTCAATGCAAATGCTGCAGACGATACAcaccttcatcatcatcaggagATTCCCACAGACGTGGCGGAGACGCTAAGGTCAAACCAAACGTCGTCGTTCAGAAGCCTCCTCTCTCATCATCGATCCAAGTCCCTTCTCCCAACTTCGACATGGTTTACTCTGTTCTCTCTCAACGAGGGTACTACCCAGACTCGCCTGATAAGGAGAACCAAGACGCTTACTGCATCAAAACCGAGCTTCAGGGAAACCCTAACGTTCATTTCTTCGGCGTCTTCGACGGTCACGGCGTGTTCGGCACGCAATGCTCGAGTTTCGTCAAGGAGAGAGTCGTTGAGATGCTGTCTGAAGACCCTGCTCTGCTTCAAGATCCGGAGAAGGCTTACAAGTCTGCTTTCTTGAGGGTCAACGAGGAGTTGCACGAGAGCGAGATCGATGATTCGATGAGTGGGACCACTGCTATAACAGTTCTTGTCGTCGGAGACAAGATCTATGTCGCTAATGTCGGTGACTCGAGAGCTGTTCTCGCTGTTAAAGACAAGAACAGGATCATAGCAGAGGATTTGTCTTATGATCAGACGCCTTTTAGGGAAGATGAATGCGAGAGGGTGAAAGCGTGTGGAGCAAGAGTGATGACTGTTGATCAAGTTGAAGGGTTGAAagatccaaatattcaaacgtGGGCTAATGAAGAGAGCGAAGGAGGTGACCCGCCTAGGCTTTGGGTACAGAACGGGATGTATCCTGGAACGGCGTTTACGAGAAGCGTTGGTGATTGTACAGCTGAAGGGATCGGTGTTACCGCGGAGCCTGAAGTGTCTATGGTTCATCTTTCGCCGAATCATTTGTTCTTTGTTGTTGCGAGTGATGGGATCTTTGAGTTTCTTCCAAGCCAAGCTGTTGTTGATATGGTAATATATAAGGACATAAAGACACAACTCCTTTGAAGGTCTCTTATGTCtatgttgtgtgtgtgtttgtaggTGGGGAGATATGCTGATCCGAGAGATGGATGTGCAGCAGCGACAGCGGAATCATACAAACTGTGGTTGGAGCATGAGAATAGGACTGATGATATCACAATTATCATTGTACAGATCAAAAATTTGTCTAATGaatgatgatgatcatgatGGCATGATTCAGTATTCCTATTTGCCCacctttgtttgtttgttgttgtatACTCTTACTATGTCACATATTCACATCATATATAGCAAGTAAAAGTAATGCTCGCTCTTTATATCATGTGTATGAGCTTCTTTCTCACATCTCTGGCTACTAAGAGATGAGATCTGAAATCTGAATCAGACCAACTCGCAACTCATCTATTCCATATTTACACACCAGGAGCTGAAAACAGCAGATTATTATAGGAGACAATATGGTCACTGTGCGAGATAAGCTTTGATAATAACTATTGTCTTGCTGCTGAATGTTGTATCCTGACTTAATGTTTTAGCTGATTTAATCTGAGTATATGATGTAGATAAATATTTGGaatatatctaaatatttattatttattttattaattatttagatggctatctttgttattttacgGTTTTAcggttttcttatatatagacGCTTAGGAT contains these protein-coding regions:
- the LOC125580844 gene encoding BTB/POZ and MATH domain-containing protein 2-like, which translates into the protein MDATTESTSHTETLNGTHEFKISGYSLIKGMGVGKYVASETFTLGGYSWAIYFYPDGKSPEDNSVYVSLFIALASEGADVRALFELTLVDQSGNERHKVHSHFGRTLESGPYTLKYRGSMWGYKRFFKRSLLESSDYLKDNCLLVRCCVGLVKSRTEGPRSYNIPVPVSEFGRQFGKVLESGRGADVTFRVDGETFPAHKLVLAARSPVFRAQIFGPLKSRDTECIDIEDMEAPIFKMFLHFIYWDELPDMQDVMGTDLKWAATLVAQHLLAAADRYALERLRTICESQLCEGISINTVATTLALAEQHHCFQLKAACLKFIASPENLKAVMETDGFDYLKESCPCLLSELLEYVARLSEHSLASSGHGKELYVEGCDVNGRRVKQRLH
- the LOC125580845 gene encoding uncharacterized protein At5g19025-like, translating into MLHLLHLSDENLTSMPPSSSSSLHPCKHSPSATLDLLILLLVLFSAAFLLSSYFSYLFHSLSLLSSHLPSSDLSSIPPASYLLAFALFFAASIAFLDLCCGPRSRKCRNPRCKGLKKAMEFDLQIQTEDCVRSGSGGSKEIDRLPWKGGSEGNPDYECLRAELRRMAPVNGRAVLLFRSRCGCPVAKLQGWGPKRGRRHKKSQANLALKGGIDKR
- the LOC106429271 gene encoding probable galacturonosyltransferase-like 4, which codes for MASRSRSYTQLLGLLSFNLLLFTTSTKAVRVGVILHKPSAPTLPVFREAPAFRNGDQCGNLEADHIHIAMTLDTNYLRGTMAAVLSLLQHSSCPENLSFHFLSLAHFENDLFTSIKSTFPYLNFKIYQFDPNLVRSKISKSIREALDQPLNYARIYLADIIPTSVDRIIYLDSDLVVVDDIEKLWHVEMEGKVVAAPEYCHANFTYYFTKAFWSDPELVKVLEGKRPCYFNTGVMVVDVGKWRRGMYTQKVEEWMTVQKQRRIYHLGSLPPFLLIFAGDIKAVDHRWNQHGLGGDNFEGKCRTLHPGPISLLHWSGKGKPWLRLDSRKPCSVDHLWAPYDLYRSSRHSLEE
- the LOC106346080 gene encoding probable protein phosphatase 2C 35 is translated as MGCVQCKCCRRYTPSSSSGDSHRRGGDAKVKPNVVVQKPPLSSSIQVPSPNFDMVYSVLSQRGYYPDSPDKENQDAYCIKTELQGNPNVHFFGVFDGHGVFGTQCSSFVKERVVEMLSEDPALLQDPEKAYKSAFLRVNEELHESEIDDSMSGTTAITVLVVGDKIYVANVGDSRAVLAVKDKNRIIAEDLSYDQTPFREDECERVKACGARVMTVDQVEGLKDPNIQTWANEESEGGDPPRLWVQNGMYPGTAFTRSVGDCTAEGIGVTAEPEVSMVHLSPNHLFFVVASDGIFEFLPSQAVVDMVGRYADPRDGCAAATAESYKLWLEHENRTDDITIIIVQIKNLSNE